One window from the genome of Pempheris klunzingeri isolate RE-2024b chromosome 7, fPemKlu1.hap1, whole genome shotgun sequence encodes:
- the unc119b gene encoding protein unc-119 homolog B isoform X2 has product MNGSRNKPAPTVNKSQTDADTGSEANHRKTGGGMLKKLKSRRSQTDKWPVVTEDELRAQGKDISPDQVLGLRAVTEDYLCKPEDNIFNIDFTRFKIRDLETGTVLFEIAKPPNSGPVEGEEDSGDVDTSAGRFVRYQFTPAFLKLCTVGATVEFTVGDRPINSFRMIERHYFQGRLLKNFDFDFGFCIPNSRNTCEHIYEFPQLPDDLIRQMVAHPYETRSDSFYFVDNKLVMHNKADYAYNGGL; this is encoded by the exons ATGAACGGCTCGCGAAACAAACCGGCGCCGACAGTCAACAAAAGTCAGACGGACGCAGACACCGGCTCGGAGGCGAACCACCGGAAGACTGGTGGAGGAATGCTGAAGAAGCTGAAGTCGAGGCGCAGTCAGACGGATAAGTGGCCTGTGGTCACAGAGGATGAACTCCGGGCGCAGGGAAAAGATATCAGCCCGGACCAGGTCCTGGGGCTGCGGGCCGTCACGGAGG actATCTTTGCAAACCTGAGGACAATATCTTCAACATTGACTTCACACGTTTCAAAATCAGAGATCTGGAGACAGGAACAGTGCTGTTTGAGATCGCCAAACCTCCTAACAGCG GTCCTGTGGAGGGTGAGGAGGACAGTGGAGATGTTGACACCAGTGCAGGGCGTTTTGTGCGATATCAGTTTACACCAGCCTTCCTAAAACTGTGTACTGTTGGTGCAAC TGTGGAGTTCACAGTGGGCGACCGACCCATTAACAGCTTTCGTATGATTGAGAGGCACTACTTCCAAGGACGCCTTCTCAAGAACTTCGACTTTGACTTTGGTTTTTGCATACCCAACAGCCGCAACACATGTGAACACATTTATGAGTTTCCACAGCTTCCAGACGACCTCA TTCGCCAAATGGTAGCTCACCCTTACGAGACCAGATCAGACAGTTTCTACTTTGTGGACAACAAACTCGTCATGCACAACAAGGCAGACTATGCCTACAATGGTGGTCTGTAA
- the pop5 gene encoding ribonuclease P/MRP protein subunit POP5, which translates to MVRVKSRYLLCEVNVTDRSRLLLLDDRAVALAVKAAVARIHGDYGAALCSTRFSVKYLNAHTGIVFLRFPKRCYRLLWSALPFITSVETRGQKIPCFLNCLHVGGTIRTCQKFLIQYNKQQLHRMLPKCKNEEEKQQVCKAILSCSLPGGNKEEFGDESESEGDEEE; encoded by the exons ATGGTGCGGGTGAAGTCGAG GTATTTACTGTGCGAAGTCAACGTGACAGACCGGagccgcctgctgctgctggatgaccGAGCAGTGGCTTTGGCGGTGAAGGCGGCGGTGGCCCGCATACACGGGGACTATGGAGCGGCTCTCTGCAGCACGAGATTCTCTG tgaaatatctgAATGCTCATACTGGAATAGTTTTCCTGCGTTTCCCCAAAAGGTGTTACAGACTCCTCTGGTCTGCTTTGCCTTTCATTACCAGTGTAGAAACTCGGGGGCAGAAAATCCCATGTTTCCTGAATTGTTTGCACGTGGGAG GAACAATTAGAACATGTCAGAAGTTTCTGATCCaatacaacaaacagcagctccatCGAATGCTccctaaatgtaaaaatgaag aagaaaaacaacaggtcTGCAAAGCAATTCTGAGCTGCTCCCTACCAGGAGGAAACAAGGAGGAATTTGGAGATGAATCGGAGAGtgagggagatgaagaggagtGA
- the c7h12orf43 gene encoding protein CUSTOS isoform X2 — protein sequence MAAPAKEMVGVSDDSSSSDDEVLKRCQEAVWETRTDKKKDGGSSVQQSKRVVVTDHEHDGNELQVTQGFRTHVAKKLGHFLDGSIAEIQTETSASVEPAKCGDDDDEGFRLFSTSVPGRTADDPPAPVRRRPVASSSDSDSEMETRLKEAAVSVKDLLSSSSLASTFSAPSAELPCSEKERKKKKLVGGEDSHVVTKRKKRKRNQEESDCAGSLLNAQRNGEHENTEQEHTQVKVKRKKKKKRERNTEEEALN from the exons ATGGCGGCCCCCGCTAAAGAGATGGTCGGTGTGTCTGACGACTCCAGCAGCAGTGACGACGAAGTGCTCAAAAGATGTCAGGAAGCAGTTTGGGAGACACGAACCGACAAAAAGAAAG atggaggcagcagtgtgCAGCAGTCTAAGCG TGTTGTTGTCACTGACCACGAACATGATGGCAATGAACTCCAGGTCACCCAAGGGTTTCGAACTCACGTCGCCAAAAAGTTAGGACATTTTCTTGACGG TTCCATCGCAGAGATTCAGACTGAAACTTCAGCCAGTGTGGAACCAGCAAAATgtggcgatgatgatgatga aggaTTTCGGCTGTTTTCTACGTCAGTCCCGGGACGGACAGCTGATGATCCTCCAGCTCCTGTGAGGCGTCGGCCTGTTGCCAGCTCAAG TGACAGCGACAGCGAGATGGAAACGAGGCTGAAGGAGGCTGCAGTGTCTGTAAAGGATCTCTTAAGCTCATCGTCACTGGCGTCTACGTTCTCAGCCCCCTCAGCAGAGCTTCCCTGCtcagaaaaggaaaggaaaaagaagaaacttGTAGGAGGAGAGGACAGCCATGTTGTGacgaagaggaaaaagaggaaacgGAACCAGGAAGAAAGTGACTGTGCAGGTTCTCTTCTTAACGCTCAAAGGAACGGTGAGCACGAGAACACAGAGCAGGAACATACGCAAGTCAAAGTAaaacggaaaaagaaaaagaagcgcgaaagaaacacagaggaagaagcttTGAACTGA
- the hnf1a gene encoding hepatocyte nuclear factor 1-alpha: MEERIEERAGAAKARPGRLTALQEQLIWALLGSGLSRDVLVQAMGDLERDRVSAGGERGERGDGESSEEGEMDFPPPIFREVDKLPPEEAVKLRAKVEQLLQADPWHVAKMVKSYMQQHNLPQREVVESTGLNQSHLSQHLNKGTPMKNQKRASLYTWYVKKQCEISQQFTNAKHGLASAEEHGEETRKGRRNRFKWGPASLQILFHAYERQKNPSKEEREGLVEECNRAECHQRGVSPSQLAGLGSNLVTEVRVYNWFANRRKEEAFRHKLALDTPFTNQSASSSHPTLPPSPEHGVKYSHQILCDTVSSARGSGGERVGRLVVSPIQLEPSHTLLETHNAKQASSSGPLPPVSTLTSLHSLAASTASTQSLIMASLPSVMSLGESSLLIGMASAQPQTVPVINNFTTLQPLSFQQQLHASHQQPISQQLQSHMGSSPFMATMAPLPCHMYKSESPQYHSSSLLSQAMVIADSSSLGTLTSLAAVRQILTADPEEETDPPLQEDSLHLQPQTPVPASSESLELYPASQTTESHQSHLLSPSPTDISSYIPTQMVSTAQ; encoded by the exons ATGGAGGAGAGGATAGAGGAGAGGGCAGGAGCAGCCAAGGCGAGGCCGGGCCGTCTCACCGCACTTCAGGAGCAGCTGATCTGGGCTCTTCTGGGCTCCGGACTGTCCCGGGACGTCCTGGTCCAAGCCATGGGGGACCTGGAGCGAGACAGGGTGAGCGCTGGCGgcgagagaggagagaggggggacgGCGAGAGCtcagaggagggagaaatgGATTTCCCACCGCCTATATTCCGAGAGGTGGATAAGCTTCCCCCGGAGGAGGCGGTCAAACTGAGGGCTAAAGTTGAACAGCTACTACA GGCGGATCCCTGGCATGTTGCAAAAATGGTTAAAAGTTACATGCAGCAGCACAACCTCCCCCAGAGAGAGGTGGTGGAGTCCACAGGACTCAACCAGTCCCACCTCTCACAGCATCTCAACAAAGGCACGCCCATGAAGAACCAGAAGAGAGCCTCTCTGTACACCTGGTACGTCAAGAAGCAATGCGAGATCAGCCAGC AATTTACCAACGCCAAACATGGCCTTGCATCTGCGGAGGAGCATGGAGAGGAGACCAGGAAGGGCCGGAGGAACAGGTTCAAATGGGGTCCAGCATCCCTGCAGATCCTCTTCCACGCCTACGAACGACAGAAGAACCCCAgcaaggaggagagagagggctTAGTGGAGGAGTGCAACAG GGCAGAGTGTCACCAAAGAGGGGTGTCTCCCTCCCAGCTTGCCGGCCTGGGCTCCAACCTGGTTACTGAGGTCCGGGTGTACAACTGGTTCGCCAACCGTCGCAAAGAGGAGGCCTTCCGCCACAAACTGGCTCTAGACACACCTTTTACCAACCaatctgcctcctcctctcaccccaccctccccccgAGTCCAGAGCACG gtgTGAAGTACAGCCATCAAATCCTGTGCGACACCGTGAGCTCAGCCAGAGGCAGCGGAGGGGAGAGAGTGGGACGTCTTGTGGTCAGCCCTATCCAACTGGAGCCCAGCCACACACTCCTCGAGACGCACAACGCCAAGCAG GCGTCCAGCAGCGGCCCACTGCCCCCAGTAAGCACTCTGACCTCACTGCACAGTCTGGCTGCCTCCACTGCTTCCACACAGAGCCTCATCATGGCCTCGCTGCCCAGCGTCATGAGCCTGGGGGAGTCCTCACTTCTCATTG GTATGGCCTCCGCGCAGCCTCAGACCGTGCCCGTTATCAACAATTTCACCACTCTGCAGCCACTCTcattccagcagcagcttcacgcCTCTCACCAGCAGCCAATATCGCAGCAGCTCCAGAGTCACATGGGTTCCAGTCCCTTCATGGCAACTATGGCCCCGCTGCCATGTCACA TGTACAAGTCTGAGTCGCCCCAGTACCATTCGTCCAGTCTGCTGTCCCAAGCCATGGTCATCGCCGACAGCAGCAGTCTGGGGACGCTCACCAGCCTCGCCGCCGTCCGGCAG ATTCTAACAGCTGATCCTGAAGAAGAGACAGACCCACCTTTACAAGAGGACTCTCTACACCTGCAGCCGCAAACACCTGTGCCAG CCTCTTCCGAGAGCCTAGAGCTGTATCCCGCCTCCCAGACGACAGAGAGTCATCAGTCTCACCTCCTCTCGCCTTCGCCGACAGACATCAGCTCCTACATTCCTACACAGATGGTCTCTACTGCACAGTAG
- the c7h12orf43 gene encoding protein CUSTOS isoform X1 translates to MAAPAKEMVGVSDDSSSSDDEVLKRCQEAVWETRTDKKKDGGSSVQQSKRVVVTDHEHDGNELQVTQGFRTHVAKKLGHFLDGSIAEIQTETSASVEPAKCGDDDDDEGFRLFSTSVPGRTADDPPAPVRRRPVASSSDSDSEMETRLKEAAVSVKDLLSSSSLASTFSAPSAELPCSEKERKKKKLVGGEDSHVVTKRKKRKRNQEESDCAGSLLNAQRNGEHENTEQEHTQVKVKRKKKKKRERNTEEEALN, encoded by the exons ATGGCGGCCCCCGCTAAAGAGATGGTCGGTGTGTCTGACGACTCCAGCAGCAGTGACGACGAAGTGCTCAAAAGATGTCAGGAAGCAGTTTGGGAGACACGAACCGACAAAAAGAAAG atggaggcagcagtgtgCAGCAGTCTAAGCG TGTTGTTGTCACTGACCACGAACATGATGGCAATGAACTCCAGGTCACCCAAGGGTTTCGAACTCACGTCGCCAAAAAGTTAGGACATTTTCTTGACGG TTCCATCGCAGAGATTCAGACTGAAACTTCAGCCAGTGTGGAACCAGCAAAATgtggcgatgatgatgatgatgaag gaTTTCGGCTGTTTTCTACGTCAGTCCCGGGACGGACAGCTGATGATCCTCCAGCTCCTGTGAGGCGTCGGCCTGTTGCCAGCTCAAG TGACAGCGACAGCGAGATGGAAACGAGGCTGAAGGAGGCTGCAGTGTCTGTAAAGGATCTCTTAAGCTCATCGTCACTGGCGTCTACGTTCTCAGCCCCCTCAGCAGAGCTTCCCTGCtcagaaaaggaaaggaaaaagaagaaacttGTAGGAGGAGAGGACAGCCATGTTGTGacgaagaggaaaaagaggaaacgGAACCAGGAAGAAAGTGACTGTGCAGGTTCTCTTCTTAACGCTCAAAGGAACGGTGAGCACGAGAACACAGAGCAGGAACATACGCAAGTCAAAGTAaaacggaaaaagaaaaagaagcgcgaaagaaacacagaggaagaagcttTGAACTGA
- the unc119b gene encoding protein unc-119 homolog B isoform X1, translating into MNGSRNKPAPTVNKSQTDADTGSEANHRKTGGGMLKKLKSRRSQTDKWPVVTEDELRAQGKDISPDQVLGLRAVTEDYLCKPEDNIFNIDFTRFKIRDLETGTVLFEIAKPPNSAGPVEGEEDSGDVDTSAGRFVRYQFTPAFLKLCTVGATVEFTVGDRPINSFRMIERHYFQGRLLKNFDFDFGFCIPNSRNTCEHIYEFPQLPDDLIRQMVAHPYETRSDSFYFVDNKLVMHNKADYAYNGGL; encoded by the exons ATGAACGGCTCGCGAAACAAACCGGCGCCGACAGTCAACAAAAGTCAGACGGACGCAGACACCGGCTCGGAGGCGAACCACCGGAAGACTGGTGGAGGAATGCTGAAGAAGCTGAAGTCGAGGCGCAGTCAGACGGATAAGTGGCCTGTGGTCACAGAGGATGAACTCCGGGCGCAGGGAAAAGATATCAGCCCGGACCAGGTCCTGGGGCTGCGGGCCGTCACGGAGG actATCTTTGCAAACCTGAGGACAATATCTTCAACATTGACTTCACACGTTTCAAAATCAGAGATCTGGAGACAGGAACAGTGCTGTTTGAGATCGCCAAACCTCCTAACAGCG cAGGTCCTGTGGAGGGTGAGGAGGACAGTGGAGATGTTGACACCAGTGCAGGGCGTTTTGTGCGATATCAGTTTACACCAGCCTTCCTAAAACTGTGTACTGTTGGTGCAAC TGTGGAGTTCACAGTGGGCGACCGACCCATTAACAGCTTTCGTATGATTGAGAGGCACTACTTCCAAGGACGCCTTCTCAAGAACTTCGACTTTGACTTTGGTTTTTGCATACCCAACAGCCGCAACACATGTGAACACATTTATGAGTTTCCACAGCTTCCAGACGACCTCA TTCGCCAAATGGTAGCTCACCCTTACGAGACCAGATCAGACAGTTTCTACTTTGTGGACAACAAACTCGTCATGCACAACAAGGCAGACTATGCCTACAATGGTGGTCTGTAA